A single region of the bacterium genome encodes:
- a CDS encoding ATP-binding protein gives MDERTIYAFGTIFVVSIAFLSAFYGKGNGGRSWAIAWTSLVVSGASRTFVDASPLLVPAYTVFGSIFSLLLLHGSWRFSRGDARLPRAATVALLLAIPLRILAHPHLSELANRALGSALCTVCVVLSCALLLDSRSRRVSPSARALGFAFPTIIAVSWVDGMAPWLGIANQTGIALWFADGVAIAAVKLSAFLSRQREAAAALHAELANHLRAIVENSTDLVAEIDESGTILYANRAHRTVLGLDPAEVVGLPRTAIAISPSADELAEAGIELDPDEDMIFVAHNRDDGRAVTLECSFHRVRGASGEMRTVIISRDITERAAKERHREELNTRLEALVESRTEELGESLRQLQEANRLASLGTMAAGIAHQINNPIGSIQMGAEFALATPEDAPDQRDAWRRALENAIEQAQRCGRIVSSMLQFARNEPTKRSHEDLAAIVRRSCDTTEAYAEARNARIETRGLDLSLPVHASAIELEQAFLNLIRNACESSNQPHVVVVTARNDGEIATVTIYDDGRGIPQETIDRVLDPFFTTRLEAGGTGLGLSVAHGVISDHDGQLTVESTPSKGTTVTVTLPLESDATRD, from the coding sequence GTGGACGAACGGACGATCTACGCCTTTGGCACGATTTTCGTGGTCTCGATCGCGTTCCTCTCCGCCTTCTACGGGAAGGGGAACGGCGGGCGGTCGTGGGCGATCGCGTGGACGAGCCTGGTCGTGTCGGGCGCGAGCCGGACCTTCGTCGACGCCTCCCCGCTCCTCGTCCCCGCCTACACGGTCTTCGGCTCGATCTTCTCGCTCCTCCTGCTCCACGGCTCCTGGCGCTTCAGTCGCGGAGACGCCCGCCTGCCCCGCGCCGCGACGGTCGCTCTGCTCCTCGCGATCCCCCTCCGGATCCTCGCGCACCCCCATCTCAGCGAGCTCGCGAACCGCGCCCTCGGCTCGGCGCTGTGCACGGTGTGCGTGGTGCTCTCGTGCGCGCTGCTGCTCGATTCGCGGTCGCGACGCGTGTCTCCGTCGGCCCGCGCGCTGGGGTTCGCCTTCCCGACCATCATCGCCGTCTCCTGGGTGGACGGCATGGCGCCATGGCTCGGCATCGCGAACCAGACGGGGATCGCGCTGTGGTTCGCGGACGGGGTCGCGATCGCTGCCGTCAAGCTGAGCGCCTTCCTCTCGCGCCAACGCGAAGCCGCCGCCGCCCTTCACGCAGAGCTCGCCAACCACCTCCGAGCCATCGTCGAGAACTCGACGGATCTCGTCGCCGAGATCGACGAGAGTGGGACGATCCTCTACGCGAATCGGGCCCATCGAACCGTCCTCGGCCTGGACCCTGCCGAGGTGGTCGGCCTCCCCCGCACGGCGATCGCGATCTCGCCGAGCGCGGACGAACTCGCCGAGGCCGGGATCGAGCTCGACCCGGACGAGGACATGATCTTCGTCGCTCACAATCGGGACGACGGACGTGCCGTTACGCTCGAGTGCAGCTTCCACCGCGTCCGCGGCGCGTCGGGCGAGATGCGAACCGTCATCATCAGCCGCGACATCACCGAGCGGGCCGCCAAGGAACGCCACCGCGAAGAGCTCAACACCCGCCTCGAAGCCCTCGTCGAGTCGAGAACCGAGGAGCTCGGCGAATCCCTCCGCCAGCTCCAGGAGGCGAACCGCCTGGCTTCGCTCGGCACGATGGCCGCGGGGATCGCGCACCAGATCAACAACCCGATCGGCTCGATCCAGATGGGTGCCGAGTTCGCCCTCGCGACGCCGGAGGACGCCCCGGATCAACGCGATGCCTGGCGACGCGCCCTCGAGAACGCGATCGAGCAGGCCCAACGCTGCGGCCGGATCGTCTCGAGCATGCTCCAGTTCGCCCGCAACGAACCCACCAAGCGGAGCCACGAAGACCTCGCGGCGATCGTTCGCCGATCCTGCGACACGACGGAGGCCTATGCCGAGGCGCGCAATGCGCGAATCGAGACCCGCGGCCTCGACCTCTCGCTTCCCGTTCACGCGAGCGCGATCGAGCTCGAGCAGGCGTTCCTCAACCTGATTCGGAACGCGTGCGAATCGTCGAATCAGCCCCACGTGGTCGTCGTGACCGCGAGAAACGACGGCGAAATCGCGACCGTCACGATCTACGACGATGGCCGCGGAATTCCTCAGGAGACGATCGACCGCGTCCTCGATCCATTCTTCACGACGCGACTCGAGGCCGGCGGAACCGGCCTGGGACTCTCCGTCGCGCACGGTGTGATCTCTGACCACGACGGGCAACTCACGGTCGAGAGCACCCCGTCGAAGGGGACGACCGTCACGGTCACGCTTCCGCTCGAGAGCGACGCTACGCGGGACTGA
- a CDS encoding carbon-nitrogen hydrolase, whose translation MEAVKPQDRAPSRRVGVVQMRCEPDHARNLRHAQDAIADAAREGADVVCLPELFRTPYLCQSEDPERFDWAEPIPGPTTEALAKQASDLGVSIVGSLFERRTAGIYHNTAVVLDAAGRLAGRYRKMHIPDDPLYYEKFYFTPGDLGFQVHATEAGMLGVLVCWDQWFPEAARATALAGAEMLFYPTAIGWQFDEGDEIDGAQRDAWTTIQRAHAIANGLFVVAVNRVGHETLEGAPGDGIRFWGSSFVVDPFGRVLATAPDDDEAVLVVECDLGKVERTRRDWPFLRDRRIDAYEAIGKRFVDDPPRVAPTPDERVARAPSGSTERD comes from the coding sequence ATGGAGGCCGTGAAGCCACAGGACCGGGCCCCGAGCCGCCGGGTGGGCGTCGTGCAGATGCGCTGCGAGCCCGACCACGCGCGCAATCTCCGTCACGCCCAGGACGCGATCGCCGATGCCGCTCGCGAGGGCGCGGACGTGGTCTGCCTCCCCGAGCTCTTCCGCACGCCCTACCTCTGCCAGAGCGAGGATCCGGAACGCTTCGACTGGGCGGAGCCGATCCCCGGGCCGACGACCGAGGCCCTCGCCAAGCAGGCCTCGGACCTCGGGGTCTCGATCGTCGGCTCGCTCTTCGAACGGCGAACCGCCGGGATCTACCACAACACGGCCGTGGTCCTCGACGCGGCGGGCCGTCTCGCCGGCCGCTACCGCAAGATGCACATCCCCGACGATCCGCTCTACTACGAGAAGTTCTACTTCACGCCGGGCGATCTGGGCTTCCAGGTCCACGCGACCGAGGCGGGGATGTTAGGCGTGCTCGTATGCTGGGATCAGTGGTTTCCGGAGGCGGCGCGCGCGACGGCGCTCGCCGGAGCCGAGATGCTCTTCTACCCGACCGCGATCGGCTGGCAGTTCGACGAAGGCGACGAGATCGACGGCGCCCAGCGCGACGCCTGGACGACGATCCAACGCGCGCACGCGATCGCGAACGGGCTCTTCGTCGTGGCGGTGAACCGGGTCGGCCACGAGACGCTCGAAGGCGCGCCGGGCGACGGGATCCGCTTCTGGGGCTCGTCGTTCGTCGTCGATCCCTTCGGTCGCGTGCTGGCGACGGCGCCGGACGACGACGAAGCGGTGCTGGTGGTCGAGTGCGATCTCGGCAAGGTCGAGCGGACGCGCCGTGACTGGCCCTTCCTTCGTGATCGCCGGATCGACGCCTATGAGGCGATCGGGAAGCGCTTCGTGGATGATCCGCCCCGGGTCGCGCCGACGCCGGATGAGCGGGTCGCCAGGGCCCCCTCCGGCTCGACGGAGCGAGACTGA
- a CDS encoding kinase/pyrophosphorylase: protein MAAQNNDMTVFVVSDGTGDTGSAAVRAAMIQFRDRWRLRVFRDARTISEVRRVIALAEEVGALVVFSLVEGEVIDALQREAEERHVSTVDLLGPLIMRVAQKLKVEPRHQPGLLHGFSEDYFDRVDAVEFAVRHDDGANLRTLHEADIVLTGVSRTSKTPLSMYLAQRGYKTGNVPLVPGLDPPTELLELDKKRVFGLSVDPGTLLSVRTARMRSMRGSSGSDYTDPDQVMLELDRARKLFRANGWKMIDVSGRAVEENASKIIDAYEETFGDQGR from the coding sequence ATGGCCGCGCAGAACAACGACATGACCGTCTTCGTCGTCTCCGACGGGACCGGCGACACCGGCAGCGCGGCCGTTCGCGCGGCGATGATCCAGTTCCGCGACCGCTGGCGGCTTCGGGTCTTCCGGGACGCGCGGACGATCTCCGAGGTGCGCCGCGTGATCGCGCTGGCCGAGGAGGTCGGGGCGCTCGTCGTCTTCTCGCTCGTGGAAGGCGAGGTGATCGACGCGCTCCAGCGCGAGGCCGAGGAACGCCACGTCTCGACCGTCGACCTGCTGGGTCCGTTGATCATGCGCGTGGCCCAGAAGCTCAAGGTCGAGCCGCGACATCAGCCGGGGCTCCTGCACGGCTTCTCGGAGGACTACTTCGATCGCGTGGACGCGGTCGAGTTCGCGGTCCGCCACGACGACGGCGCCAACCTGCGCACGCTCCACGAGGCCGACATCGTCCTGACGGGGGTGTCGCGCACGTCGAAGACGCCGCTCTCGATGTATCTCGCCCAGCGCGGTTACAAGACCGGGAACGTGCCGCTCGTCCCGGGCCTCGATCCGCCGACGGAGCTCCTCGAGCTCGACAAGAAGCGCGTCTTCGGCCTCTCCGTCGATCCGGGCACGCTCCTCTCCGTCCGGACCGCGCGGATGCGGTCGATGCGCGGGAGCTCCGGGAGCGACTACACCGACCCCGACCAGGTCATGCTCGAGCTCGACCGCGCCCGGAAGCTCTTCCGCGCCAACGGCTGGAAGATGATCGACGTCTCCGGCCGCGCCGTCGAAGAGAACGCCTCGAAGATCATCGACGCCTACGAAGAGACCTTCGGCGACCAGGGCCGCTAA
- a CDS encoding caspase family protein produces MRLDLRFLVAVAVLPLFVGCSLVYPWKQEVLLETDPPGAVIYVDGEEVGETPMRVAVRKAGSTPVNSNNPALVEFKKAGYRDARLKPSAQKLSPAGWADAFLTLGLTAVTPGFWAFSHERYSMTLEREDAPDGRYASADPRASRARPTAPRYRGGYSRKIAVVIGIDDYASWPPLEGGRRDAQRVADRLRALGFDEVIEVFDGDATRRRMLKLLGTELVMKSDPESLVLIYFAGHGQTETLASGDRRGYIVPVDATTGDAFSTAISMEKIQDLSRRIPAKHLYYAMDSCYSGLGLTRGIAVKTLGGDYLEEATSRRAVQMMTAGGEGEQAIEVGGRGLFTTYLLEAIGGAADANADGYVSASEIGQFVRPRVAGASNGRQTPQFGTLDGAGEVLFSVGR; encoded by the coding sequence ATGCGCCTCGACCTTCGCTTCCTCGTGGCCGTCGCCGTCCTGCCGCTCTTCGTCGGCTGCTCGCTTGTCTACCCGTGGAAGCAGGAGGTCCTCCTCGAGACCGACCCGCCCGGCGCCGTGATCTACGTCGACGGCGAGGAAGTCGGGGAGACGCCCATGCGGGTGGCCGTCCGGAAGGCCGGGTCGACCCCCGTGAACTCGAACAATCCAGCCCTCGTCGAGTTCAAGAAGGCTGGATACCGTGACGCGCGCCTCAAGCCGAGTGCGCAGAAGCTCTCGCCGGCAGGCTGGGCGGACGCGTTCCTGACGCTGGGCCTGACGGCGGTCACGCCCGGGTTCTGGGCCTTCTCGCACGAGCGCTATTCGATGACGCTCGAGCGCGAGGACGCGCCCGACGGCCGGTACGCTTCCGCCGATCCGCGCGCCTCTCGCGCTCGCCCGACTGCGCCTCGCTACCGGGGCGGATACAGCCGCAAGATCGCCGTCGTGATCGGGATCGACGACTACGCCAGCTGGCCGCCGCTCGAGGGCGGACGGCGAGACGCGCAACGCGTGGCCGACCGGCTTCGGGCCCTCGGCTTCGATGAAGTGATCGAGGTGTTCGACGGCGATGCCACCCGTCGCCGCATGCTCAAGCTGCTCGGGACCGAGCTCGTCATGAAGTCGGATCCGGAGTCCCTGGTGCTGATCTACTTCGCCGGTCACGGGCAGACCGAGACGCTCGCGAGCGGAGACCGTCGTGGCTATATCGTTCCCGTCGACGCGACCACGGGCGACGCCTTCTCGACGGCGATCTCGATGGAGAAGATCCAGGACCTCTCGCGGCGCATCCCGGCGAAGCATCTCTACTACGCGATGGACTCCTGCTACTCGGGCCTCGGCCTCACGCGCGGAATCGCGGTCAAGACGCTCGGCGGCGACTACCTCGAGGAGGCGACGTCGCGCCGCGCCGTTCAGATGATGACGGCGGGCGGTGAGGGCGAGCAGGCGATCGAGGTCGGCGGACGCGGTCTCTTCACGACCTACCTGCTCGAGGCGATCGGCGGTGCAGCCGACGCGAACGCGGACGGATACGTGTCCGCGAGCGAGATCGGTCAGTTCGTGCGACCTCGCGTGGCGGGTGCGTCCAATGGACGCCAGACGCCGCAGTTCGGCACGCTCGACGGCGCCGGCGAAGTGCTGTTCTCCGTTGGCCGCTGA
- a CDS encoding TRL-like family protein, giving the protein MNKTIVVILLAVSLATSGCISTITPHANISDINEVDMTSNFKEGESCAWWLLFNLIGPFGDMSVVKAAQSAGIREVEIVDNRIESYIIVSRICAQVYGK; this is encoded by the coding sequence GTGAACAAGACGATAGTTGTGATTCTGCTGGCCGTATCGCTCGCGACGTCGGGCTGCATCTCGACGATCACGCCCCATGCGAACATCAGCGACATCAACGAGGTCGACATGACGTCGAACTTCAAGGAGGGGGAGTCCTGCGCCTGGTGGCTCCTCTTCAACCTGATCGGCCCCTTCGGCGACATGTCGGTCGTGAAGGCCGCCCAGAGCGCCGGGATCCGCGAGGTGGAGATCGTCGACAACCGAATCGAGAGCTACATCATCGTTTCGAGGATCTGCGCCCAGGTCTACGGCAAGTAG
- the leuS gene encoding leucine--tRNA ligase: protein MAYDPSAIESKWQQFWQEHETFRAEIDASKPKYYVLDMFPYPSGDGLHVGHPEGYTATDIMARYKRMRGFNVLHPMGWDAFGLPAEQYAVKTGTHPRITTANNIANFKRQIQSLGFSYDWSREIDTTDPNYVKWTQWIFRKLHERGLAYEAEVAVNWCPELGTVLANEEVIDGKSEIGSHPVVRMPMKQWMLKITAYADRLIDDLEGLDWPEPIKKMQRDWIGRSEGANVRFTVDGHASQDGATEIEVFTTRPDTLFGATYMVLAPEHALVSQITTDDQRAAVEEYVERAARRSERDRMADAGAKTGVWTGATAKNPAGGESIPVWIADYVLAGYGTGAIMAVPGHDDRDWEFARTFDLPIVEVVAGGDVTEGAYTGPGTATNSGFLDGLETAEAKSKMIGWLESEGLGQGTITYKLRDWLFSRQRYWGEPFPVVHHEDGTVELIPESELPLTLPELEDFKPSGEGYEPPLARVKEWIETTDANGRPVLRDANTMPQWAGSCWYFLRFLDPMNDEAPWSEEAEKYWMPVDLYVGGAEHAVLHLLYSRFWHKVFYDLGLVSTKEPFQKLVNQGMILGESFRFYDDNPSDDPGRTATRYSSDVVKETDDGPVLEDDGRALKVRWLQLKDVTLDEDRNAFHPEDPSLPLERVVEKMSKSRGNVINPDDVVREHGADSMRLYEMFIGPLEKSAPWSTEGIQGIYRFLQRAYRLFHEGDDENERFAAPAEGAGTDDQRRLTAETIAGVTEDLENMRFNTAISKLMVFARDITKDGALPRESAEAFVLMLSPMAPHLAEELWSLMGHEGSLAYAPWPTADEGLLVADTISLVVQHNGKKRGEIEVAADADEAAIEAAALAVENVQKSLGGRDPKKVIVVPGRLVNIVG, encoded by the coding sequence ATGGCCTACGACCCGTCCGCGATCGAATCGAAGTGGCAGCAGTTCTGGCAGGAACACGAGACGTTCCGCGCCGAGATCGACGCTTCGAAGCCCAAGTACTACGTGCTCGACATGTTCCCCTATCCATCGGGAGACGGGCTCCACGTCGGCCATCCAGAGGGCTACACCGCGACCGACATCATGGCCCGCTACAAGCGCATGCGCGGGTTCAACGTCCTCCACCCGATGGGCTGGGACGCGTTCGGCCTGCCCGCCGAGCAGTACGCGGTCAAGACGGGGACCCATCCGCGGATCACGACGGCCAACAACATCGCGAATTTCAAGCGCCAGATTCAGTCGCTCGGCTTCTCCTACGACTGGTCCCGCGAGATCGACACGACCGACCCCAACTACGTGAAGTGGACCCAGTGGATCTTCCGCAAGCTCCACGAGCGCGGGCTCGCCTACGAGGCGGAGGTGGCGGTCAACTGGTGCCCCGAGCTCGGCACGGTCCTCGCGAACGAAGAGGTGATCGACGGCAAGAGCGAGATCGGCAGCCACCCGGTCGTGCGCATGCCGATGAAGCAGTGGATGCTGAAGATCACGGCGTACGCGGATCGCCTGATCGACGACCTCGAAGGCCTCGACTGGCCCGAGCCGATCAAGAAGATGCAGCGCGACTGGATCGGACGATCCGAGGGCGCGAACGTGCGCTTCACCGTCGACGGTCACGCGTCACAAGACGGGGCAACGGAGATCGAGGTCTTCACGACGCGTCCCGACACGCTCTTCGGCGCGACCTACATGGTCCTCGCGCCGGAACACGCGCTGGTTTCGCAGATCACGACCGACGACCAGCGCGCCGCCGTCGAGGAGTACGTCGAGCGGGCCGCGCGCCGGAGCGAACGCGACCGCATGGCCGACGCCGGCGCGAAGACCGGCGTCTGGACCGGCGCCACGGCGAAGAACCCGGCGGGCGGCGAGTCGATCCCGGTCTGGATCGCCGACTACGTCCTCGCCGGCTACGGAACCGGTGCGATCATGGCGGTCCCGGGCCACGACGACCGCGACTGGGAATTCGCGCGGACCTTCGACCTCCCGATCGTCGAAGTCGTCGCCGGTGGGGACGTGACCGAAGGCGCGTATACGGGACCGGGAACGGCGACGAACTCGGGCTTCCTCGACGGGCTCGAGACCGCAGAAGCGAAGTCGAAGATGATCGGATGGCTCGAGAGCGAAGGCCTCGGCCAGGGCACGATCACGTACAAGCTCCGCGACTGGCTCTTCTCGCGCCAGCGCTATTGGGGCGAGCCCTTCCCGGTCGTCCACCACGAGGACGGAACCGTCGAGCTGATTCCCGAGTCCGAGCTGCCGCTCACGCTGCCGGAGCTCGAGGACTTCAAGCCCTCGGGCGAAGGCTACGAGCCGCCGCTCGCGCGCGTGAAGGAGTGGATCGAGACGACGGACGCGAACGGACGCCCCGTGTTGCGTGACGCGAACACGATGCCCCAGTGGGCGGGCTCGTGTTGGTACTTCCTCCGGTTCCTCGACCCCATGAACGACGAGGCGCCCTGGAGCGAAGAGGCCGAGAAGTACTGGATGCCCGTCGACCTCTACGTGGGCGGCGCGGAGCACGCGGTCCTCCATCTCCTCTACTCCCGCTTCTGGCACAAGGTCTTCTACGACCTGGGGCTTGTCTCGACCAAGGAACCCTTCCAGAAGCTCGTGAACCAGGGAATGATCCTCGGCGAGAGCTTCCGCTTCTACGACGACAACCCGAGCGACGATCCCGGACGGACGGCGACGCGGTACTCGAGCGACGTCGTGAAGGAGACGGACGACGGGCCGGTCCTCGAGGACGACGGGCGTGCACTCAAGGTCCGCTGGCTCCAACTGAAGGACGTGACCCTCGACGAGGATCGGAACGCCTTCCACCCGGAGGATCCGTCGCTCCCCCTCGAGCGGGTCGTCGAGAAGATGTCGAAGAGTCGCGGCAACGTGATCAACCCGGACGACGTCGTGCGAGAGCACGGCGCCGATTCGATGCGACTCTACGAGATGTTCATCGGCCCCCTCGAGAAGTCCGCGCCGTGGTCCACCGAGGGCATCCAGGGCATCTATCGCTTCCTCCAGCGCGCCTACCGGCTCTTCCACGAAGGTGACGACGAGAACGAGCGCTTCGCCGCCCCGGCCGAGGGTGCGGGGACGGACGACCAGCGACGCCTGACCGCCGAGACCATCGCGGGCGTGACCGAAGACCTCGAGAACATGCGCTTCAACACGGCGATCTCGAAGCTGATGGTCTTCGCGCGGGACATCACGAAGGACGGCGCACTCCCTCGGGAGAGCGCCGAGGCGTTCGTCCTGATGCTCTCTCCGATGGCACCGCATCTGGCGGAAGAGTTGTGGTCCCTCATGGGACACGAAGGCAGTCTCGCCTACGCGCCGTGGCCCACGGCCGACGAGGGCCTGCTCGTCGCAGACACGATCAGCCTGGTCGTCCAGCACAACGGCAAGAAGCGGGGTGAGATCGAGGTCGCCGCGGACGCCGACGAGGCCGCGATCGAAGCGGCGGCGCTGGCGGTCGAGAACGTGCAGAAGAGCCTCGGTGGGCGTGATCCGAAGAAGGTGATCGTCGTCCCCGGCCGTCTGGTCAACATCGTCGGCTGA